The Bacillota bacterium genome has a window encoding:
- a CDS encoding TetR family transcriptional regulator C-terminal domain-containing protein, producing MDNKYLKKNEILKKTIGIMHQKGFNGTGVQEVVQAAGIPKGSFYNYFDSKEDYAIQALQFFFSGIKENSLKILKDGGIEPAERIKTFYANNIKAFENNNFKFGCLIGNLTEEMGDISNNIAKNTEDIHQEIADAICLCLDEISNKDDKVASINNMMLANFIVNSWQGAMLRMKSSKNSEPLKAFYSVISELLSNQKEEK from the coding sequence ATGGATAATAAATATTTAAAGAAAAATGAAATACTCAAAAAAACAATTGGTATCATGCATCAAAAAGGCTTTAATGGTACCGGCGTCCAAGAAGTTGTACAAGCAGCAGGAATACCCAAGGGGTCTTTCTATAATTACTTTGATAGTAAGGAAGACTATGCTATTCAGGCACTACAGTTTTTTTTCAGTGGAATTAAAGAAAATTCATTGAAAATTTTAAAGGATGGTGGAATTGAACCTGCTGAACGAATTAAAACCTTTTACGCTAATAACATCAAAGCTTTTGAAAACAACAACTTTAAATTCGGATGTCTTATTGGTAATTTAACCGAAGAAATGGGGGATATAAGTAACAACATTGCAAAAAACACCGAAGACATTCATCAAGAAATCGCAGATGCAATCTGCTTGTGTTTAGATGAAATTTCTAATAAAGATGACAAAGTTGCTTCAATTAATAATATGATGTTGGCGAATTTCATTGTCAATAGTTGGCAAGGGGCAATGCTGAGAATGAAGTCAAGTAAGAATAGTGAACCACTCAAAGCTTTTTATTCAGTAATATCAGAGTTGCTAAGTAATCAAAAGGAGGAAAAATAA
- a CDS encoding peroxiredoxin-like family protein — protein MRLGEGQKAIDFKAKDIFDDEITLENYKGKKLLLSFYRYASCPLCNLRVNELIQHASFFEEKGLEMLAVFQSPRDSILEYVGKQNAPFPIIADPDRVLYKLYGVETSVIGTLKALLRPGRFTDAMSKGFVPGKSDGDKTRIPADFIIDTDLNIVRAYYGKDIGDHMPIGMIMEFLNA, from the coding sequence ATGAGGTTGGGTGAAGGTCAAAAAGCAATAGATTTTAAAGCCAAAGATATTTTTGACGATGAAATAACTCTGGAAAATTACAAAGGCAAAAAATTATTGCTGTCTTTTTATAGATATGCATCTTGCCCGTTATGCAATTTGAGGGTAAACGAATTAATTCAACATGCGTCGTTTTTTGAAGAAAAAGGATTGGAAATGCTTGCCGTGTTTCAGTCTCCAAGGGACAGTATTCTTGAATACGTGGGGAAACAAAACGCTCCATTCCCGATTATTGCAGATCCAGATAGAGTTTTGTACAAATTATACGGAGTTGAAACCTCGGTTATAGGTACACTCAAAGCGCTTTTAAGGCCGGGAAGGTTTACGGATGCAATGTCTAAGGGTTTTGTGCCCGGTAAGTCAGATGGGGACAAAACCCGAATCCCTGCTGATTTTATAATTGATACTGATTTAAATATCGTCAGAGCGTACTACGGGAAAGATATTGGCGATCATATGCCAATAGGCATGATAATGGAATTTCTGAATGCTTAA
- a CDS encoding peroxiredoxin-like family protein has protein sequence MGLMQQIDYLKVKSSARMPEEIKNIMEEATEKLLNQEIEKNALKTGDQLPEFKLKNAIGDTINIYELLSKGPLIIIFYRGAWCPYCNLELRAYQELLPRIREVGADLVAISPETPDLSLSLSEKLSIDFEVLSDINNKVARQLGLVFKLDDKLISLYKNMGIDLAESQGNADGELPVPATYVVGSDGEILLAYVNSDYTKRLEPEDALAAITNNKVSGGL, from the coding sequence ATGGGATTAATGCAACAAATAGATTACCTAAAGGTAAAGTCTTCAGCAAGAATGCCAGAGGAAATTAAAAATATTATGGAGGAAGCTACTGAAAAGCTTCTTAATCAAGAAATAGAAAAAAATGCACTTAAGACCGGTGACCAGCTTCCGGAATTCAAATTAAAAAATGCCATAGGTGATACAATCAATATTTATGAGCTTCTCTCCAAAGGCCCGCTTATTATAATTTTCTATAGAGGTGCTTGGTGCCCATACTGTAATTTAGAGTTGCGTGCATATCAGGAGCTACTCCCTCGGATTAGAGAAGTCGGCGCCGATCTCGTTGCAATTTCACCGGAAACCCCTGATCTATCATTATCCTTAAGCGAAAAACTGTCGATTGACTTTGAAGTCCTTAGCGATATCAACAATAAGGTGGCGCGTCAACTCGGACTTGTATTCAAATTGGATGATAAGCTGATATCACTTTATAAAAACATGGGTATTGATTTAGCAGAATCTCAAGGCAATGCAGATGGCGAGTTACCCGTTCCAGCAACCTATGTGGTTGGTTCAGATGGGGAAATTCTCTTGGCATATGTTAATTCCGACTATACAAAAAGACTTGAGCCTGAAGATGCTTTGGCAGCCATAACAAATAATAAGGTTAGCGGAGGTTTATAA
- a CDS encoding diguanylate cyclase — translation MKDITDKNLRNLLVYNNSLFNCFNDAVVFYDQRGEINGCNNKFYELLDIPCDLIKNNNIFGMLKLAEEEIEFVSSGLEGKIAEKDIVITSDSGTTLRIMAKTGPLSSPENKIIGGYLVLIDPGRQKEELLLLKEREDRLLQLVNKARLGVVSFNQDHKVIECNQRFVEMMGYSIDEMMELYTWDIDAFNTEEDIRKNFSDLSKANVTIETKHLRKDGSTYDVEVHISGTKVKGSQGEYNASICICQDISERKRMERELQLSELKLRNFVENASDIICTLTIDGKVSYISPNVKKVMGYDSDEIENQIITTLFQAEEIPLFKKHLQSTINKSKHNFGDFQIRHKDNSIHWYGINFSSSVDHDVQPIVICNIRNIDGKKEAEESLRFLSLHDQLTGVYNRTFFEKEMKKQIEAGDYPLTLLSCDLDGLKIINDEQGHAAGDELLKDCTRVLQSSLRNSDFLARIGGDEFAIILPATDEKAAQKILDRINNSIDRHNLEKQNKISISIGTATIHDKSLKLSDALIIADKNMYCVKNKKRYTDPEA, via the coding sequence ATGAAAGATATTACAGACAAAAACTTAAGAAACTTGCTAGTCTATAATAATTCCCTGTTTAACTGTTTCAATGATGCCGTTGTGTTTTATGATCAGCGGGGAGAGATAAACGGCTGCAATAATAAATTTTATGAGTTATTAGATATCCCGTGCGACTTAATAAAAAATAATAATATTTTCGGCATGCTGAAACTGGCTGAGGAAGAGATAGAATTTGTCAGCTCAGGGCTGGAAGGTAAAATCGCAGAGAAAGATATTGTCATTACCTCTGACTCGGGAACAACTTTAAGAATCATGGCCAAAACAGGCCCGCTTAGCAGTCCGGAGAATAAAATAATCGGAGGCTATCTTGTTTTAATCGATCCGGGCAGGCAAAAAGAAGAATTACTGCTGCTTAAAGAGAGGGAAGACAGGTTACTGCAGCTTGTCAACAAAGCCCGCCTCGGAGTGGTGTCTTTTAACCAGGATCATAAAGTAATTGAATGCAATCAGCGCTTTGTGGAAATGATGGGCTATTCGATTGACGAAATGATGGAATTATACACCTGGGATATAGATGCGTTTAACACAGAGGAAGACATAAGAAAAAACTTCAGCGACCTTTCGAAAGCCAATGTAACCATTGAGACTAAACACCTTCGCAAAGATGGCTCAACATACGATGTGGAAGTTCACATTTCAGGGACAAAAGTAAAAGGTAGCCAGGGAGAATACAACGCTTCAATCTGCATCTGCCAGGATATCAGTGAGCGAAAACGCATGGAGCGGGAACTGCAGCTCAGCGAACTGAAACTAAGAAACTTTGTTGAAAATGCCTCAGATATTATCTGCACTTTGACAATCGACGGCAAAGTCAGCTACATTTCACCCAACGTAAAAAAAGTAATGGGATATGACTCGGACGAAATTGAAAACCAAATTATTACCACATTATTCCAGGCTGAGGAAATACCCCTTTTTAAGAAACACTTACAATCTACGATTAATAAAAGCAAGCACAATTTCGGCGACTTTCAAATCAGGCACAAGGATAACAGCATCCACTGGTATGGAATAAACTTTTCTTCCTCGGTTGATCACGATGTTCAGCCGATAGTGATCTGCAATATTCGTAATATTGACGGGAAAAAGGAAGCTGAAGAATCACTCAGATTCTTAAGCCTCCACGATCAGCTAACGGGAGTTTACAACAGAACTTTTTTTGAAAAGGAAATGAAAAAACAGATCGAAGCAGGGGATTATCCGCTAACCCTTTTAAGTTGTGATTTAGACGGCCTGAAAATCATAAACGACGAGCAGGGGCATGCTGCGGGTGATGAGCTGCTGAAGGATTGCACCAGAGTACTTCAAAGCTCGCTGCGCAACTCCGATTTTTTGGCAAGGATTGGCGGCGATGAATTTGCGATCATTCTTCCGGCAACCGATGAGAAAGCCGCTCAAAAAATACTTGATAGAATCAATAATAGTATAGACCGGCATAACCTTGAAAAACAGAATAAAATCAGTATTTCGATCGGAACAGCAACCATCCATGACAAATCTCTGAAACTATCTGACGCTCTGATCATCGCTGATAAAAACATGTACTGTGTAAAAAATAAAAAGCGATACACAGATCCCGAAGCTTAA
- a CDS encoding TraB/GumN family protein, with translation MDSENIHRLVIGDREITLIGTAHVSKMSVAEVKDVIETEKPDTVCIELCQSRYHSIMEADRWKNTDIVKIIREGKALLLLANLVVSSYQRRLAKKFGIQPGQEMVQGIKSAEQVGAELCLADRDIQVTMLRLWRNISFWGKLKLLFQLLMSVFVSEDLTEEDMEKMKSQDMLTAALDELSRSFPQLKSIIIDERDKYLAEKIKTAPGNKIVAVLGAGHIPGIKKEIHHDQNLDELTKVLPASKTTKMFAWSIPLIIILIIALTFSVDRSTGIDQIVSWVLWNGSLGVLGAIIAMAHPLAILTAFLAAPISSLSPMLAAGWFAGLTEAIVRKPSVDDFENLAEDIHTVKGFWRNKITHILLVVIFTNLGSTIGTIIGGADVIGKFINTFFN, from the coding sequence TTGGACAGTGAAAATATTCATCGCTTAGTTATTGGTGATCGTGAAATAACCCTGATCGGAACCGCTCATGTATCTAAAATGAGTGTTGCTGAAGTTAAGGATGTCATAGAAACTGAAAAACCTGATACTGTCTGTATCGAACTGTGTCAATCCCGATACCATTCCATAATGGAAGCAGACAGGTGGAAAAACACAGACATTGTCAAGATCATCAGGGAAGGGAAAGCACTTCTACTGCTGGCCAACCTTGTTGTTTCCTCTTATCAGCGCAGACTGGCGAAAAAATTCGGTATTCAACCCGGGCAGGAAATGGTACAGGGGATTAAATCGGCAGAACAGGTTGGGGCAGAATTATGCCTTGCTGATCGGGACATTCAGGTTACCATGCTACGCTTATGGAGGAATATCAGTTTTTGGGGCAAGCTTAAACTGTTATTCCAACTTTTAATGAGTGTTTTCGTCAGTGAAGACTTAACCGAGGAAGATATGGAAAAGATGAAGAGTCAGGATATGCTTACTGCTGCTCTGGACGAACTTTCAAGGTCTTTCCCACAGTTAAAATCAATCATCATTGATGAACGTGATAAATACCTGGCTGAAAAAATCAAAACTGCTCCCGGAAATAAAATCGTTGCTGTTCTTGGCGCGGGTCATATCCCGGGGATTAAAAAGGAGATTCACCACGATCAGAATTTAGATGAGCTTACAAAAGTTTTGCCTGCTTCAAAAACGACAAAAATGTTCGCCTGGAGCATTCCCCTGATCATCATTCTCATTATCGCCCTTACTTTTTCAGTCGACAGGTCAACCGGTATCGATCAGATTGTGAGCTGGGTTCTCTGGAACGGTTCCCTCGGAGTTCTGGGCGCAATTATAGCCATGGCCCACCCCCTGGCTATTCTGACCGCTTTCCTGGCAGCTCCAATCAGCTCACTAAGCCCTATGCTGGCGGCTGGATGGTTCGCGGGTCTGACCGAGGCAATAGTGCGAAAACCGAGCGTGGATGACTTTGAAAACCTGGCAGAAGATATTCACACCGTAAAGGGATTCTGGCGTAATAAAATCACTCACATCCTGCTGGTTGTGATTTTTACCAATTTAGGAAGCACAATCGGCACCATAATAGGCGGTGCCGACGTTATAGGAAAATTCATTAATACTTTTTTTAATTAG
- a CDS encoding YibE/F family protein translates to MYNRGFLFFITVIFLASTFFTALPVSAQNVEDYPIQDSYEEYYYRGRVLEVNETEEKRHEYFTMIEQELIVELTSGPYKGEVLTIINNFFAGDPVYDFLLDKGQEVIVVTIGEEGSFEQAYVQDMVRDRGVYYLVAIFLIVLLVVGRMKGLKTIITLAVTIFMIFTFLLPLLLKGISPILLAVLTATAAITFTLLVIGGINMKSIVAILGTIAGVIVAGMMAYWAGSMARLTGFGTHEAQMLYFLDHTIDFRGLLFAGIIIGSLGAITDIGMSVASAAAEIRQVCPDIHFRELFRGAFNVGRDVMGTMANTLILAYVGSAIPMLLLVMGNRLDWLKVINMDMIATEFVRGIAGSIGLVVAVPVTAVLAGYLLAGKRG, encoded by the coding sequence ATGTATAACAGAGGTTTTCTTTTTTTTATTACGGTAATTTTTCTGGCTTCAACATTTTTTACCGCTCTTCCGGTTTCAGCTCAAAATGTCGAAGATTACCCAATTCAGGATAGTTACGAGGAATACTATTATCGTGGCCGGGTCCTTGAGGTAAACGAAACCGAAGAAAAACGGCACGAATATTTCACAATGATTGAACAGGAACTGATTGTTGAGTTAACCAGCGGACCCTATAAAGGTGAAGTGCTTACTATTATAAATAATTTTTTTGCCGGGGATCCGGTCTATGATTTTCTCCTTGATAAAGGGCAGGAAGTTATTGTTGTAACCATTGGCGAAGAAGGTTCCTTTGAACAGGCTTACGTGCAGGACATGGTCCGGGATCGGGGTGTTTATTATCTTGTTGCCATATTCCTGATCGTTCTTTTAGTCGTGGGCAGAATGAAAGGGCTTAAAACAATTATTACTCTTGCCGTTACTATATTTATGATCTTTACTTTCCTGCTGCCACTTCTTTTAAAAGGAATAAGCCCGATCCTGCTCGCAGTATTAACTGCTACAGCAGCAATTACTTTTACCCTGCTTGTAATCGGGGGGATAAATATGAAATCAATAGTGGCAATCCTGGGTACCATAGCCGGAGTTATCGTAGCCGGCATGATGGCTTACTGGGCAGGCAGTATGGCTCGTTTAACCGGATTTGGTACACATGAAGCCCAAATGCTCTATTTCCTGGATCATACTATAGATTTCAGAGGACTGCTTTTTGCCGGAATTATCATCGGTTCTCTGGGGGCGATAACTGATATCGGGATGTCGGTAGCATCTGCAGCAGCCGAGATTAGGCAGGTATGTCCCGATATTCATTTCAGGGAACTTTTCAGGGGAGCTTTTAATGTCGGGCGTGATGTGATGGGAACCATGGCAAATACCTTGATCCTGGCTTATGTGGGATCAGCTATTCCGATGCTTTTACTGGTTATGGGTAATCGTCTTGATTGGTTGAAGGTGATAAATATGGATATGATCGCAACAGAGTTCGTCAGGGGAATAGCCGGTAGTATAGGGTTGGTTGTCGCTGTGCCGGTTACGGCAGTTCTTGCCGGGTATCTTTTAGCCGGTAAGAGAGGCTAA